In Altererythrobacter rubellus, the following are encoded in one genomic region:
- a CDS encoding multidrug effflux MFS transporter — protein MKMTAASASSKLGERELVTLMALLMSLQAFGIDSMLPALGVMAEELGAAGNDRQYVISSYFLGAGLGAFFPGAFADKFGRRPVLFVGLASYIFLSLACAIVTDFWWLIGLRLIQGISCAGLSVVPAAIVRDHVGGDRMARLMSLIMMVFLVVPIVAPAIGQLILMVADWRVIFVAMAVMGLGVALWVWLRLPETLTEANEQDIQPITILRNMKEALAKRESVGYVIGSALVFGSLFGFLNSSQQLIAESFGAGDYFALIFGASIIGMVLANFLNSRIVEKYGARRVGHAALIGFLLVSVVQLWSARSEEQTLWEFVPLLSMSMACLGFVGANFGAIAMQPFQHIAGAASSIQTSIRMTTGAVMGALIGQAYDGTAGPLATAMVICSCLGLACILYSERGKLFRAPGEARRYMQMHKNY, from the coding sequence ATGAAGATGACAGCCGCCTCTGCATCATCCAAATTGGGTGAACGTGAACTTGTCACACTGATGGCACTATTGATGAGCTTGCAGGCGTTCGGGATCGATTCCATGCTGCCCGCGCTTGGCGTGATGGCAGAGGAACTGGGCGCAGCCGGGAATGACCGGCAATATGTTATCAGCAGCTACTTCCTTGGTGCAGGCCTGGGTGCATTCTTCCCTGGTGCGTTTGCAGACAAGTTTGGAAGGCGTCCTGTGCTGTTTGTGGGACTTGCCTCTTACATATTCTTGTCGCTCGCCTGCGCGATTGTGACCGATTTTTGGTGGCTGATCGGCTTGCGGCTTATCCAGGGAATCTCATGCGCGGGCCTTAGCGTTGTGCCCGCTGCGATCGTGCGCGATCATGTAGGCGGAGACCGGATGGCACGGTTGATGAGCCTGATCATGATGGTATTCTTGGTCGTGCCTATCGTCGCACCTGCGATCGGGCAGTTGATCCTCATGGTGGCAGATTGGCGTGTGATATTCGTTGCGATGGCCGTAATGGGGTTGGGTGTCGCGCTGTGGGTGTGGCTGCGCCTGCCCGAAACGCTGACCGAAGCGAACGAGCAAGACATCCAACCGATCACGATCCTGCGCAATATGAAAGAGGCGCTCGCGAAGCGAGAATCGGTTGGCTATGTCATCGGCAGCGCGCTGGTGTTCGGATCGTTGTTCGGATTCCTCAATTCCTCGCAACAATTGATCGCAGAGAGCTTTGGCGCGGGCGACTATTTCGCGCTGATCTTTGGTGCTTCGATCATCGGCATGGTGCTGGCAAACTTCCTCAATTCACGGATTGTCGAGAAATATGGCGCGCGGCGCGTGGGGCATGCGGCGCTGATCGGCTTTCTGCTGGTCAGTGTGGTTCAATTGTGGTCGGCGAGAAGCGAGGAACAGACGCTTTGGGAATTCGTCCCGCTACTCAGCATGTCGATGGCGTGCCTTGGCTTTGTCGGCGCGAACTTTGGCGCAATCGCGATGCAACCTTTCCAGCATATCGCAGGCGCTGCATCATCGATCCAGACCAGCATTCGCATGACCACCGGCGCGGTGATGGGGGCTCTGATCGGCCAGGCTTATGATGGCACTGCGGGGCCATTGGCGACAGCGATGGTGATCTGTTCCTGCCTTGGCTTGGCCTGCATCCTCTATAGTGAGCGCGGAAAGCTGTTCCGCGCACCCGGAGAGGCGCGGCGTTATATGCAGATGCATAAGAATTATTGA
- the dinB gene encoding DNA polymerase IV, producing the protein MAESPDSDESESGGDSLGLRKIIHVDMDAFFASVEQRDNPDLRGKPVAVGGAGGRGVVAAASYEARKFGVRSAMPSVTAKRLCPDLIFVRHRFDAYKEASQTIRKIFEHYTPHVEPLSLDEAYLDVTNDLLGIGSATRIAELIRQEIKAKTRLTASAGVSYNKFLAKIASDQNKPDGICVIRPGEGADFVAGLPVRRFHGVGPKGAEKMAKLGIATGADLAAKDIEFLQANFGSMGDYLYRAARGIDLRRVSAHRVRKSVGGERTFSEDISSGPALRETLDNIIDIVWDSIERSEAKGRTVTLKMKYSDFQNVTRAQTVDHPVADKQEFARISRALLDELLPLPLPIRLMGLTLSKLEGESGAKQAAPRDDAQLSLL; encoded by the coding sequence ATGGCGGAATCACCTGACAGTGATGAGAGCGAGAGCGGCGGGGATTCGCTTGGCCTGCGCAAGATCATCCATGTCGATATGGATGCCTTTTTTGCCAGCGTTGAACAGCGCGACAACCCCGATCTGCGCGGCAAGCCGGTTGCAGTGGGCGGTGCGGGCGGGCGAGGCGTGGTGGCCGCTGCAAGTTATGAAGCCCGCAAATTCGGCGTGCGCAGCGCGATGCCATCCGTCACCGCCAAGCGGCTCTGCCCCGACCTGATTTTCGTGCGCCATCGCTTCGATGCGTATAAAGAAGCCAGCCAGACGATCCGAAAGATATTTGAGCATTATACGCCGCATGTCGAACCGCTGAGCCTGGACGAAGCCTATTTGGATGTGACCAATGATTTGCTGGGCATCGGCTCTGCCACGCGCATTGCCGAACTGATCAGGCAGGAAATCAAAGCGAAGACGCGGCTGACGGCCAGCGCCGGGGTTTCCTACAACAAGTTCCTCGCCAAGATCGCCAGCGACCAGAACAAGCCCGACGGCATATGCGTGATCCGACCTGGCGAAGGCGCGGATTTTGTCGCAGGCCTTCCGGTGCGCCGTTTTCATGGCGTTGGGCCAAAGGGAGCGGAGAAGATGGCGAAGCTTGGGATAGCAACCGGAGCCGATCTTGCGGCGAAAGACATTGAGTTCCTGCAGGCCAATTTCGGGAGCATGGGCGACTATCTCTATCGAGCCGCCCGCGGCATTGATCTGCGCAGGGTCAGTGCACACAGGGTTCGCAAGTCTGTCGGGGGCGAGCGTACCTTCAGCGAGGATATCTCCTCTGGGCCAGCGCTACGCGAAACACTCGACAATATCATCGACATTGTGTGGGACAGTATCGAGCGATCAGAGGCCAAGGGGCGCACGGTAACGCTCAAGATGAAATACAGCGATTTTCAAAATGTCACCCGCGCCCAAACAGTCGATCATCCGGTCGCGGACAAGCAGGAATTCGCGCGGATTTCGCGCGCACTGCTCGATGAATTGCTGCCGTTGCCTTTACCGATCAGGCTTATGGGGTTGACGCTTTCGAAACTGGAAGGCGAAAGCGGTGCCAAGCAAGCCGCGCCGCGCGACGATGCGCAGTTATCACTGCTCTAA
- a CDS encoding NUDIX hydrolase — protein sequence MLRLIERMLPAPLHRLALRIIFPLRNQWRRWRKVPIVGCNIILTDFQGDLLLLKHSYGPQDWLLPGGGVDRGEHPADAASRELKEELGLETKKLTPIGELEGEISGSPHTMYLFAAVIDKQPRPDNREVTEARFFPTHSLPQPLGVSTRRALSHWKEGRGPT from the coding sequence ATGCTTCGCTTGATCGAGCGGATGCTGCCTGCACCTTTGCATCGGCTCGCGCTGAGGATCATTTTTCCGCTGCGAAATCAATGGCGAAGATGGCGCAAAGTGCCGATTGTCGGTTGCAACATCATTTTGACCGATTTCCAGGGTGACCTCTTGCTGCTCAAGCACAGTTACGGGCCGCAGGACTGGCTCTTGCCCGGTGGAGGTGTTGATCGTGGCGAACACCCAGCAGATGCCGCAAGCCGAGAACTGAAGGAAGAATTGGGCCTCGAGACTAAGAAGCTGACGCCGATCGGGGAGCTTGAAGGTGAAATTTCGGGCTCACCACATACCATGTATCTCTTTGCTGCCGTGATCGACAAACAGCCTCGACCAGATAATCGCGAGGTCACAGAAGCGCGATTTTTCCCGACGCATTCGCTGCCTCAACCTCTTGGTGTTTCGACAAGGCGTGCACTTTCGCATTGGAAGGAAGGGCGCGGGCCTACTTAG
- a CDS encoding 6-phosphogluconolactonase, translated as MKAVDAIESVGAGVIADWLDACISSALEANEGLVAITVPGGSTPFPIMQQLVMSDLDWSRLEVWPGDDRIVPEDHESSNTGKVRALFEPVGAKVQALDQHVPPPHFAMAWLGMGDDGHIASLFPNTDPQVDDPQLVRRLTPDPLPPHAPFDRITLTIPALLKSDALLFTLGGNPDKRQVFDAAIRADHDLPIARLLSAATQPVTCFA; from the coding sequence ATGAAAGCGGTTGATGCGATAGAAAGTGTGGGCGCCGGCGTGATTGCCGATTGGCTTGATGCGTGCATCTCTAGCGCGCTGGAAGCCAACGAAGGTCTGGTCGCCATTACAGTGCCCGGTGGATCGACGCCTTTTCCGATCATGCAGCAATTGGTAATGAGTGATCTGGATTGGTCGCGCCTGGAAGTCTGGCCGGGCGATGACCGTATTGTGCCCGAAGATCACGAATCTTCGAATACAGGCAAAGTTCGCGCACTGTTCGAGCCTGTGGGTGCAAAGGTTCAGGCATTGGACCAGCATGTTCCGCCGCCACATTTCGCAATGGCATGGCTGGGCATGGGAGACGATGGCCACATTGCGTCGCTGTTTCCTAACACCGATCCGCAAGTTGACGATCCTCAGCTGGTTCGCAGGTTGACGCCGGATCCGCTTCCGCCGCATGCGCCCTTTGACAGGATTACACTGACCATCCCGGCATTGCTCAAGTCAGATGCGCTCCTCTTTACGCTAGGCGGAAACCCGGACAAACGGCAGGTATTCGATGCTGCCATCCGCGCCGATCATGACCTCCCAATCGCTCGGCTTCTCAGCGCTGCCACCCAACCGGTCACATGCTTCGCTTGA
- a CDS encoding SDR family oxidoreductase, whose translation MKLESGMAAVVTGGASGLGRASAQALADQGLKVAIFDINDEDGKAHAKAIGGTFHRVDIMDEQSVEDGFAAAREANGQERVTVHCAMASRRGKTLGWDKENGRYKRLPTEDYAFGAEGILIASYRIASISALGMANSEPLNEDGERGCITLTASVAAQDGQIGQVIYGSCKSGVNGLVLPMARDLMDIGIRVNSVMPGIFATPLMLGMKDRNPAMWAQLNASVPFPKRLGHPEEFASLICEIARNSYINGHQFRLDGAIRMPPK comes from the coding sequence ATGAAACTCGAAAGCGGAATGGCGGCAGTGGTAACCGGCGGCGCATCGGGACTGGGGCGTGCAAGCGCGCAGGCGCTGGCCGATCAAGGGCTGAAAGTCGCGATCTTCGATATCAATGACGAAGACGGCAAAGCGCATGCCAAGGCGATTGGCGGCACTTTCCACCGTGTCGACATCATGGATGAGCAGTCGGTTGAAGACGGCTTCGCCGCAGCGCGCGAAGCAAACGGCCAGGAACGCGTGACCGTGCATTGCGCCATGGCCAGCAGGCGCGGCAAGACGCTGGGCTGGGACAAGGAAAACGGCCGGTACAAGCGCTTGCCGACAGAGGATTACGCCTTTGGCGCAGAAGGTATCCTGATCGCAAGCTATCGCATCGCCAGTATCTCCGCCCTGGGCATGGCCAACAGCGAACCGCTAAATGAAGATGGTGAGCGCGGTTGCATCACACTGACCGCCAGTGTCGCGGCACAAGACGGGCAGATCGGACAAGTCATCTACGGCAGTTGCAAGTCAGGCGTGAACGGTCTGGTGCTACCGATGGCGCGCGACTTGATGGACATCGGCATCCGTGTGAATTCTGTAATGCCGGGCATTTTTGCGACCCCGTTGATGCTGGGGATGAAAGATCGCAATCCGGCCATGTGGGCGCAACTAAACGCCAGCGTACCTTTCCCCAAGCGGCTCGGCCATCCAGAGGAATTCGCATCGCTGATCTGCGAGATCGCCCGTAACAGCTACATAAACGGGCACCAGTTCCGCCTCGATGGCGCGATCAGAATGCCGCCCAAATAG